The following proteins come from a genomic window of Phacochoerus africanus isolate WHEZ1 chromosome 9, ROS_Pafr_v1, whole genome shotgun sequence:
- the LRRC74A gene encoding leucine-rich repeat-containing protein 74A — protein sequence MDNDEPLEPETKDEGDTVSASQSSDETLYCEAEAPTVVEKEKPGQESSETDLEIEDTEKLFTTGQKELYLEACRLVGVVPVSYFIRNMEEPYVNLNHHGLGPHGAKAIAIALVSNTTVLTLELADNCIMEEGVLSLVEMLQENYYLQEMNISNNNLGLEGARILSEFLQNNTSSLFSLQLSGNNFKEESAELFCQALSVNYRIRTLDLSHNQLSDKAGEYLGQMLALNSGLQSLDLSWNHFYIHGAVALCNGLRVNVALKKLDLSMNSFGNEGAAALGEVLRLNSSLAYLDVSCNDISNEGITKLSKGLEVNESLKVLKLFLNPISMDGALLLILSIKRNPKSKMEDIDISNVLVSEQFVRTLDSVCAIHPQLDVLYKAVQGLSIKKTLFTWTNPMKLIQSYAEQQKISVLDFFRSLNPSGEMRMPVGEFRKAMIQQNKVPINRYQVRELMKRLDEKTGMVDFRSARAPRGLPSALGQPAVLSKAP from the exons ATGGACAATGATGAACCTCTTGAGCCTGAGACAAAAG ATGAGGGTGACACTGTGTCAGCATCGCAGAGCAGTGACGAAACACTCTACTGTGAGGCTGAAGCCCCCACGGTTGTCGAAAAAGAGAAGCCGGGCCAGGAGAGCTCAGAAACAGACCTCGAGATTGAAG ATACTGAGAAATTGTTCACCACTGGACAGAAGGAGCTGTACCTGGAAGCCTGCAGACTGGTGGGCGTTGTGCCTGTCTCCTACTTTATCCGGAACATGGAGGAGCCCTACGTGAACCTCAACCACCATGGGCTGGGCCCCCACGGTGCCAAAGCTATTGCTATAGCCCTGGTG TCCAACACGACTGTTCTCACCCTGGAGCTGGCAGACAACTGTATCATGGAGGAGGGTGTCTTGAGCCTGGTGGAGATGCTACAGGAGAACTACTACCTCCAGGAGATG aatatttccaacaATAATCTTGGTCTGGAGGGGGCCAGAATCCTCTCCGAGTTCCTCCAGAATAACACCTCTTCACTCTTTAGTCTTCAGCTTTCAG GAAATAACTTCAAGGAAGAATCTGCAGAGCTGTTCTGCCAAGCCCTATCG gtCAACTACAGAATTAGGACCCTGGATCTCAGTCACAACCAGTTGTCTGATAAGGCAGGAGAGTACCTGGGACAGATGCTGG ctctcAACAGTGGGCTCCAGtcactggatctgagctggaaCCACTTCTACATCCATGGAGCAGTGGCCTTGTGCAATGGTCTTCGG GTTAACGTAGCCCTGAAGAAACTGGATCTCTCCATGAACAGCTTTGGGAATGAGGGGGCTGCGGCCCTAGGGGAGGTCCTCAGACTCAACAGCTCCCTGGCCTACCTAGATGTCAGCTGCAACGACATCAGTAACGAAGGGATCACCAAACTCagcaaaggcctggaggtgaATGAAAGCCTCAAAGTTCTGAAG CTTTTCCTGAACCCTATAAGTATGGATGGGGCTCTTTTACTTATCCTGTCCATCAAGAGGAACCCCAAATCCAAGATGGAAGATATCGACATTTCT AATGTGCTGGTGTCCGAGCAGTTTGTGAGAACATTGGACAGTGTGTGCGCCATCCACCCTCAACTGGACGTGCTGTACAAGGCGGTGCAAGGCCTCTCTATCAAGAAAACCCTCTTCACGTGGACAAACCCCATGAAACTGATCCAG AGCTACGCGGAGCAACAGAAAATCTCAGTCCTGGACTTCTTCAGGAGCTTGAACCCTAGTGGAGAGATGAGGATGCCTGTGGGCGAGTTCCGGAAAGCTATGATACAG CAGAACAAGGTCCCTATAAATCGGTACCAAGTCAGGGAGCTGATGAAGAGGCTGGATGAGAAGACGGGCATGGTGGACTTCAGGTCAGCCCGGGCCCCGCGTGGGCTGCCTTCTGCCCTGGGCCAGCCCGCAGTTCTCTCCAAGGCGCCTTAG